The Anabrus simplex isolate iqAnaSimp1 chromosome 1, ASM4041472v1, whole genome shotgun sequence genome window below encodes:
- the LOC136858585 gene encoding probable endochitinase isoform X3, with amino-acid sequence MSTQAIAQQILFISSLPVTYGQKCNENGFYCVSGTEVQLCIDDGPPVGDIWQCPTPTVCSMGCWLECTDPADICTVPTTTTTTPMTTTPTTTTPTTTTTSITTPTTETPFQCSAAGRFPDARNCSNYWICSISSTGGYIQYLYTCPSGSLFDSSINKCSLGSVVCAGSTTTSITVSGESTPSAGFECTASGRFPDPLSNKYYYICSPSSSGDYIMNHYTCPSTSIFDATSKKCVLP; translated from the coding sequence ATTCTCTTCATATCATCATTGCCAGTGACTTATGGGCAAAAATGTAATGAGAATGGATTTTACTGTGTAAGTGGTACTGAGGTTCAGCTGTGTATTGATGACGGACCACCAGTAGGAGATATATGGCAATGCCCCACTCCTACAGTTTGTAGCATGGGCTGTTGGTTGGAGTGTACTGATCCTGCAGACATATGCACagtaccaacaacaacaacaacaactccaatGACCACAACACCGACAACAACTACtccaacaaccacaacaacaagtATCACAACGCCTACCACAGAAACACCATTTCAGTGTTCAGCAGCTGGAAGATTTCCTGATGCCAGGAACTGTTCCAACTATTGGATATGCTCAATATCATCTACGGGAGGGTATATTCAGTATCTTTACACTTGTCCATCAGGTTCATTATTTGATTCTTCAATAAACAAGTGTTCATTAGGATCTGTTGTTTGCGCTGGAAGTACTACCACTTCAATTACAGTATCTGGAGAAAGCACTCCATCAGCAGGATTCGAATGTACTGCTTCTGGTCGATTTCCAGATCCTTTGAGTAATAAATACTATTATATATGTTCACCATCATCAAGTGGAGATTATATTATGAATCATTACACATGTCCCAGTACATCTATATTTGACGCTACTAGTAAGAAATGTGTTCTTCCATAA
- the LOC136858585 gene encoding probable endochitinase isoform X2 → MKNSISTLLILFISSLPVTYGQKCNENGFYCVSGTEVQLCIDDGPPVGDIWQCPTPTVCSMGCWLECTDPADICTVPTTTTTTPMTTTPTTTTPTTTTTSITTPTTETPFQCSAAGRFPDARNCSNYWICSISSTGGYIQYLYTCPSGSLFDSSINKCSLGSVVCAGSTTTSITVSGESTPSAGFECTASGRFPDPLSNKYYYICSPSSSGDYIMNHYTCPSTSIFDATSKKCVLP, encoded by the coding sequence ATTCTCTTCATATCATCATTGCCAGTGACTTATGGGCAAAAATGTAATGAGAATGGATTTTACTGTGTAAGTGGTACTGAGGTTCAGCTGTGTATTGATGACGGACCACCAGTAGGAGATATATGGCAATGCCCCACTCCTACAGTTTGTAGCATGGGCTGTTGGTTGGAGTGTACTGATCCTGCAGACATATGCACagtaccaacaacaacaacaacaactccaatGACCACAACACCGACAACAACTACtccaacaaccacaacaacaagtATCACAACGCCTACCACAGAAACACCATTTCAGTGTTCAGCAGCTGGAAGATTTCCTGATGCCAGGAACTGTTCCAACTATTGGATATGCTCAATATCATCTACGGGAGGGTATATTCAGTATCTTTACACTTGTCCATCAGGTTCATTATTTGATTCTTCAATAAACAAGTGTTCATTAGGATCTGTTGTTTGCGCTGGAAGTACTACCACTTCAATTACAGTATCTGGAGAAAGCACTCCATCAGCAGGATTCGAATGTACTGCTTCTGGTCGATTTCCAGATCCTTTGAGTAATAAATACTATTATATATGTTCACCATCATCAAGTGGAGATTATATTATGAATCATTACACATGTCCCAGTACATCTATATTTGACGCTACTAGTAAGAAATGTGTTCTTCCATAA